The proteins below come from a single Beutenbergia cavernae DSM 12333 genomic window:
- a CDS encoding GNAT family N-acetyltransferase: MTHITVRRGDELGEPYRRRITEVLVGGFAEDFAYFSRDPRQLADAFEHMLLLDVFVVALADGEPAGVATVTTGAQECFAPRARELRRHLGGVHGTISYQVIRSQFLGGYDGARDGLAEIGFVATAPAYQGRGVATALLRHVLALPEYDEYVLRDIKDTNAPALGLYRKLGFTEVARRPVRFAKRAGFSAYVSLGLHQV, translated from the coding sequence ATGACCCACATCACCGTCCGGCGCGGCGACGAGCTCGGCGAGCCCTACCGACGCCGGATCACCGAGGTCCTCGTGGGCGGCTTCGCCGAGGACTTCGCGTACTTCTCCCGCGACCCGCGCCAGCTCGCTGACGCGTTCGAGCACATGCTCCTGCTCGACGTGTTCGTGGTGGCGCTCGCCGACGGCGAACCCGCCGGCGTCGCCACCGTCACGACCGGGGCCCAGGAGTGCTTCGCACCTCGTGCTCGCGAGCTGCGCCGCCACCTCGGAGGAGTCCACGGCACGATCTCCTACCAGGTGATCCGGAGCCAGTTCCTCGGGGGGTACGACGGCGCACGCGACGGGCTCGCCGAGATCGGGTTCGTCGCGACGGCGCCCGCCTACCAGGGCCGGGGGGTCGCGACGGCGCTGCTGCGCCACGTCCTGGCCCTGCCGGAGTACGACGAGTACGTGCTCCGCGACATCAAGGACACGAACGCCCCGGCCCTCGGCCTCTACCGCAAGCTCGGATTCACGGAGGTCGCCCGGCGCCCGGTCCGGTTCGCGAAGCGCGCCGGCTTCTCCGCCTACGTCTCCCTCGGGCTGCACCAGGTCTGA
- a CDS encoding TetR/AcrR family transcriptional regulator codes for MARTEAQNAALRASTRDAVQTAAVRVFARHGFAASTIRQIALEAGLSVGSIYRHYATKDALFSDLLDTAANGLAATAAELTEADRPLEALHVFTERFLAGIAADDGAAEFVMVVNHGFTTDTPAGTVDRLVAAHGSLWAALEGLVRRGQSSGDFSAGHPGRLTTAYLAMLAGVTTMRLALGPERPVPEADVVLRILTKESPA; via the coding sequence GTGGCACGAACGGAGGCGCAGAACGCCGCGCTGCGAGCCTCGACGCGCGACGCCGTGCAGACCGCTGCCGTGCGCGTCTTCGCGCGGCACGGGTTCGCGGCGTCGACGATCCGCCAGATCGCGCTCGAGGCCGGTCTCAGCGTCGGGTCGATCTACCGCCACTACGCCACGAAGGATGCGCTGTTCTCCGACCTCCTCGACACCGCGGCGAACGGTCTCGCCGCGACCGCGGCGGAGCTCACGGAGGCGGACCGCCCGCTCGAGGCGCTGCACGTGTTCACGGAGCGCTTCCTGGCGGGGATCGCGGCGGACGACGGCGCGGCGGAGTTCGTCATGGTCGTGAACCACGGCTTCACGACGGACACGCCGGCCGGGACGGTCGACCGGCTCGTCGCCGCCCACGGCTCCCTGTGGGCGGCGCTCGAGGGACTCGTGCGGCGCGGCCAGTCCTCCGGCGACTTCTCCGCCGGCCACCCCGGACGCCTGACGACCGCGTACCTGGCGATGCTCGCGGGCGTCACGACGATGCGTCTCGCTCTCGGCCCGGAGCGCCCCGTCCCGGAGGCGGACGTCGTCCTCCGGATCCTCACGAAGGAGTCACCCGCATGA
- a CDS encoding DUF2330 domain-containing protein, with amino-acid sequence MGFLGVVRALIGAPVRARRRALVAVGALVGAGALVVVPGPAQACGCGGVVTSEAYDVAITHERVLLQWDGSTERLLMELDAISDAPEAALLLPTPEPAEVELGDPAVLDALDEASRPEVVRVSDWWPEVGGFGLDGGAGGAPGDPGVDVLDQVDLGPVEATTLAARDAGALTDWLDENGYVLSAGLESALVPYVAEGWSYVAVRLTPEGSDAVALTGELQPLQVTFGSDTFVYPMRLSSAAEDTQRVRTYVLAPQRTDRVDDQAGDAEVRFAGEVSAQDWPALADVLAENDGSAYLTTTDQTFTDPPTQIYADFVFAPSSGGDVREVETIVVDRVILGLPAGWVLVVLGVGVLGTGAVLGVAAVQGRRRRARLRA; translated from the coding sequence ATGGGGTTCCTGGGGGTCGTCCGCGCGCTGATCGGCGCGCCTGTTCGCGCGCGGCGACGCGCGCTCGTCGCCGTCGGTGCGCTGGTGGGTGCCGGCGCGCTCGTCGTCGTGCCCGGCCCGGCACAGGCGTGCGGGTGCGGGGGTGTCGTGACGTCGGAGGCGTACGACGTCGCGATCACGCACGAACGGGTCCTGCTGCAGTGGGACGGGAGCACCGAGCGCCTGCTCATGGAGCTGGACGCGATCAGTGACGCGCCGGAGGCCGCGCTCCTGCTTCCCACCCCGGAGCCCGCCGAGGTCGAGCTCGGCGACCCGGCGGTGCTGGACGCCCTCGACGAGGCCTCCCGCCCGGAGGTGGTACGGGTCTCCGACTGGTGGCCGGAGGTCGGCGGGTTCGGCCTCGACGGCGGCGCCGGCGGCGCACCGGGTGACCCGGGCGTCGACGTCCTCGACCAGGTCGACCTCGGTCCCGTCGAGGCCACCACGCTCGCCGCGCGGGACGCCGGCGCGCTCACCGACTGGCTGGACGAGAACGGCTACGTGCTCAGCGCCGGCCTCGAGAGCGCGCTCGTGCCGTACGTCGCCGAGGGGTGGTCCTACGTGGCGGTGCGCCTCACGCCCGAGGGGAGCGACGCCGTCGCCCTCACCGGGGAGCTCCAGCCGCTCCAGGTGACGTTCGGCAGCGACACGTTCGTCTACCCGATGCGCCTGTCCTCGGCGGCCGAGGACACGCAGCGCGTCCGCACGTACGTCCTCGCGCCGCAGCGGACCGACCGGGTGGACGACCAGGCGGGCGACGCCGAGGTGCGCTTCGCCGGCGAGGTGAGCGCGCAGGACTGGCCGGCTCTCGCGGACGTGCTCGCCGAGAACGACGGCTCCGCGTACCTCACGACGACCGACCAGACCTTCACCGACCCGCCCACGCAGATCTACGCGGACTTCGTGTTCGCGCCGTCCAGCGGCGGCGACGTCCGCGAGGTCGAGACGATCGTCGTCGACCGCGTGATCCTGGGCCTCCCGGCGGGGTGGGTGCTCGTGGTGCTCGGCGTCGGCGTGCTCGGCACGGGAGCCGTGCTCGGGGTGGCCGCTGTGCAAGGACGACGACGGCGGGCCCGCCTTCGCGCGTAG
- a CDS encoding multicopper oxidase family protein, producing MRLSRRTMLGLMAGGTAVGTAAVVSGCSFAGGAFDGPRDEVGQVPLTTPLAIPPLAPSEMDDDGVRTFALTARPGSREFLPGTTTATMGYDGDYLGPTLRAKRGEQVRVRARNELDAETTVHFHGMHLPAIMDGGPHQRIPPGGERTPTWAIRQHAATLWYHPHPHGATEGQVTAGLAGLFILDDDEEAALDLPRDYGVDDVPVIVQDMLLGDDGASRRENGRFVGTLGNTLIVNGIYGPYLDVTTQRVRLRILNASGARIYGFEMSDGRDLVQIASDGGLLAAPHATRQVVLSPAERAEVIVELQPGETVVLRSEPYEFDDGPGGMIGRDDRFDVLELRAAATLTPSPAVPAALAAVEKLRVEDVTQERSMEFSGTSINGQDMDMGRIDEVVTIGATEIWNVRNDNGSLPHNVHVHDVQFQVLTIDGAAPPPPLAGWKDTVLLLPEVEYRLIMRFTDYADPAVPYMYHCHLLWHEDQGMMGQFVVVEPGQEPIPPTDDGAHAHH from the coding sequence ATGAGGCTCTCACGACGCACGATGCTCGGCCTGATGGCCGGAGGCACCGCCGTGGGAACGGCCGCCGTCGTCTCCGGCTGCTCGTTCGCGGGCGGTGCGTTCGACGGCCCGCGCGACGAGGTCGGCCAGGTGCCGCTGACGACGCCGCTCGCGATCCCGCCGCTCGCGCCGTCGGAGATGGACGACGACGGCGTCCGGACGTTCGCGCTGACGGCGCGGCCCGGATCTCGCGAGTTCCTTCCGGGCACGACCACCGCCACGATGGGCTACGACGGCGACTACCTCGGGCCCACGCTGCGCGCGAAGCGCGGCGAGCAGGTGCGCGTGCGGGCACGCAACGAGCTGGACGCGGAGACGACCGTCCACTTCCACGGCATGCACCTGCCGGCGATCATGGACGGCGGCCCGCACCAGCGGATCCCGCCCGGCGGCGAGCGCACCCCGACCTGGGCGATCCGGCAGCACGCGGCGACGCTCTGGTACCACCCGCACCCGCACGGTGCGACGGAGGGTCAGGTCACGGCCGGCCTCGCCGGCCTGTTCATCCTGGACGACGACGAGGAGGCGGCCCTCGACCTGCCGCGGGACTACGGCGTCGACGACGTCCCGGTGATCGTGCAGGACATGCTGCTCGGCGACGACGGCGCCTCGCGCCGCGAGAACGGCCGGTTCGTGGGGACGCTCGGCAACACGCTGATCGTCAACGGCATCTACGGCCCGTACCTCGACGTGACGACGCAGCGGGTGCGCCTGCGCATCCTCAACGCCTCCGGCGCGCGGATCTACGGGTTCGAGATGAGTGACGGCCGGGACCTCGTGCAGATCGCGTCCGACGGCGGGCTGCTCGCCGCGCCGCACGCCACCCGCCAGGTGGTGCTGTCACCGGCGGAGCGGGCGGAGGTCATCGTGGAGCTCCAGCCGGGCGAGACGGTGGTCCTGCGCTCCGAGCCGTACGAGTTCGACGACGGCCCGGGCGGGATGATCGGCCGGGACGACCGGTTCGACGTGCTCGAGCTCCGCGCCGCCGCCACGCTCACGCCGTCGCCGGCCGTGCCCGCCGCGCTCGCCGCGGTGGAGAAGCTGCGGGTCGAGGACGTCACCCAGGAGCGGTCCATGGAGTTCAGCGGGACGTCGATCAACGGGCAGGACATGGACATGGGTCGGATCGACGAGGTCGTGACGATCGGCGCGACGGAGATCTGGAACGTCCGCAACGACAACGGGTCGCTGCCGCACAACGTCCACGTGCACGACGTGCAGTTCCAGGTGCTGACGATCGACGGTGCGGCGCCGCCCCCGCCCCTGGCCGGATGGAAGGACACTGTGCTGCTGCTGCCCGAGGTCGAGTACCGGCTGATCATGCGCTTCACCGACTACGCCGACCCCGCGGTGCCGTACATGTACCACTGCCACCTGCTGTGGCACGAGGACCAGGGGATGATGGGCCAGTTCGTGGTGGTCGAGCCCGGTCAGGAACCCATCCCGCCGACGGACGACGGCGCCCACGCCCACCACTGA
- a CDS encoding glutamyl-tRNA reductase → MNRRIVLLSVSASHRDADLADLERLSSGVGRVWADAPLVAHGLDGAGVVLLATCNRFEVYLDVADGTDPQRALAVVRDLVRTVPESPLAAPGADDDAAGPGPDPSAALRVRVGDDAARHLFGVASGLDSIVVGEREIAGQVRRAIAAARRAGTTTGALERLFAQAQRTSRAVEAGTGLAAAGRSVVGVALDLAARSAPPWPLARVVLIGTGSYAGASLAALRARGCTDVRVHSESGRAEEFARAREAEAVPPGELLTAIADADVVVSCRGSVRPVLDAAAVAGARAAAERRAEERAGHAVGTAVQPRPLVVVDLALHRDVDPAVGSVDGVELLDLGTIRAHAPAAATRDVERAREIVDDAVAQHALVRAAREMDPAITRLRGRVREVLDAEVGRLPVGPVSREDAERALHRLAATLAHAPTEAAREAARAGRGEEYVEALRLLFPD, encoded by the coding sequence TTGAATCGACGCATTGTGCTGCTCTCCGTCTCCGCCTCGCACCGCGACGCCGACCTCGCCGACCTGGAGCGCCTGAGCTCCGGCGTCGGGCGGGTCTGGGCCGACGCGCCGCTCGTCGCGCACGGGCTCGACGGCGCCGGCGTCGTGCTCCTGGCGACGTGCAACCGGTTCGAGGTCTACCTCGACGTCGCCGACGGCACGGACCCCCAGCGTGCGCTGGCCGTGGTCCGTGACCTCGTGCGGACGGTGCCGGAGTCGCCGCTCGCCGCGCCCGGCGCTGACGACGACGCCGCTGGGCCCGGCCCCGACCCGTCGGCCGCCCTGCGGGTGCGGGTGGGCGACGACGCCGCGCGGCACCTGTTCGGCGTCGCGAGCGGGCTCGACTCGATCGTCGTCGGGGAGCGGGAGATCGCCGGTCAGGTGCGTCGCGCGATCGCCGCCGCGAGGCGGGCAGGGACCACCACCGGCGCCCTGGAGCGGCTCTTCGCGCAGGCCCAGCGCACGTCGCGCGCCGTCGAGGCCGGGACCGGCCTGGCGGCCGCGGGCCGTTCGGTGGTCGGGGTCGCGCTCGACCTCGCGGCGCGTTCGGCGCCGCCGTGGCCGTTGGCGCGGGTGGTGCTCATCGGCACCGGGTCGTACGCGGGGGCGAGCCTCGCGGCGCTGCGCGCCCGGGGCTGCACGGACGTGCGGGTGCACTCGGAGTCGGGCCGGGCCGAGGAGTTCGCGCGGGCGCGGGAGGCCGAGGCCGTCCCGCCGGGCGAGCTCCTGACGGCGATCGCCGACGCCGACGTCGTCGTCTCGTGCCGTGGTTCCGTGCGTCCGGTGCTCGACGCCGCGGCGGTGGCCGGTGCGCGGGCGGCGGCCGAGCGCCGCGCCGAGGAGCGGGCCGGCCACGCCGTCGGGACGGCCGTCCAGCCCCGGCCGCTCGTGGTGGTGGACCTCGCCCTGCACCGGGACGTCGACCCGGCCGTCGGGTCGGTCGACGGCGTCGAGCTGCTCGACCTCGGCACGATCCGGGCGCACGCCCCGGCGGCAGCGACCCGCGACGTCGAGCGCGCCCGCGAGATCGTCGACGACGCGGTGGCGCAGCACGCTCTGGTGCGGGCGGCGCGGGAGATGGACCCGGCGATCACACGGCTGCGGGGACGGGTGCGCGAGGTGCTCGACGCCGAGGTGGGTCGCCTTCCGGTCGGCCCGGTGAGCCGCGAGGACGCCGAGCGAGCCCTGCACCGGCTGGCCGCGACGCTGGCGCACGCGCCGACCGAGGCCGCGCGCGAGGCCGCGCGGGCCGGGCGCGGTGAGGAGTACGTCGAGGCGCTGCGGCTCCTCTTCCCGGATTAG